A stretch of the Mycolicibacterium celeriflavum genome encodes the following:
- the eno gene encoding phosphopyruvate hydratase: MPTIDQVGAREILDSRGNPTVEVEVLLGDGSFARAAVPSGASTGEHEAVELRDGGSRYGGKGVEKAVEAVLDEIGPAIIGLQADDQRVVDQALLDLDGTPDKSRLGANAILGASLAVAKAAAHAADLDLFRYLGGPNAHILPVPMMNILNGGAHADTGVDVQEFMVAPIGAASFKEALRWGAEVYHSLKSVLKKQGLATGLGDEGGFAPDVAGTKAALDLILTAIEASGFKPGTDVALALDVAATEFYSDGQGYTFENEVRTAEAMGQFYAGLLDTYPLVSIEDPLSEDDWDGWIALTSAIGDRVQLVGDDLFVTNPERLEEGIQKGAANALLVKVNQIGTLTETLDAVALAHNSGYRTMMSHRSGETEDTTIADLSVAVGSGQIKTGAPARSERVAKYNQLLRIEENLGDAARYAGDLAFPRFALDSK; the protein is encoded by the coding sequence CTCGACGGGTGAGCACGAGGCCGTCGAACTCCGCGACGGCGGCTCCCGTTACGGCGGCAAGGGCGTCGAAAAGGCCGTCGAAGCCGTGCTCGACGAGATCGGCCCGGCGATCATCGGACTGCAGGCCGATGATCAGCGGGTCGTGGACCAGGCGCTGCTCGATCTCGACGGCACGCCCGACAAGTCGCGCCTGGGCGCCAACGCGATCCTGGGGGCCTCGCTGGCCGTGGCCAAGGCCGCGGCGCACGCAGCCGATCTCGACCTGTTCCGCTACCTCGGCGGCCCCAACGCCCACATCCTGCCGGTGCCGATGATGAACATCCTCAACGGCGGTGCACACGCCGACACTGGCGTCGACGTGCAGGAGTTCATGGTCGCGCCGATCGGGGCGGCGTCGTTCAAGGAGGCGCTGCGCTGGGGTGCCGAGGTGTACCACTCGCTGAAGTCGGTGCTCAAGAAGCAGGGGCTGGCGACCGGTCTCGGCGACGAGGGCGGGTTCGCCCCCGACGTGGCGGGCACCAAGGCCGCCCTAGACCTCATCCTGACCGCGATCGAGGCAAGCGGCTTCAAACCCGGCACCGATGTGGCGCTGGCGCTCGACGTCGCCGCCACCGAGTTCTACTCCGACGGGCAGGGCTACACGTTCGAGAACGAGGTACGGACCGCTGAGGCGATGGGTCAGTTCTACGCGGGCCTGCTCGACACCTATCCGTTGGTCTCGATCGAGGATCCGCTGTCGGAGGACGACTGGGACGGGTGGATCGCGCTGACGTCGGCGATCGGGGATCGCGTGCAGCTGGTCGGCGACGATCTGTTCGTCACCAACCCGGAGCGTCTCGAGGAGGGGATCCAAAAGGGCGCCGCGAACGCGCTTCTGGTGAAGGTCAACCAGATCGGCACGCTGACCGAGACGCTCGACGCGGTGGCGCTGGCGCACAACAGCGGCTACCGCACGATGATGAGCCACCGCAGCGGCGAAACCGAGGACACCACGATCGCCGACCTCTCGGTCGCGGTGGGAAGCGGCCAGATCAAGACCGGCGCGCCCGCCCGCAGCGAACGCGTCGCCAAGTACAACCAGCTGCTGCGCATCGAGGAGAACCTCGGCGACGCCGCCCGCTACGCCGGTGACCTGGCGTTCCCACGGTTTGCGCTGGACTCGAAATAG
- a CDS encoding FtsB family cell division protein: protein MPEAKRPDPKRRSPTSRPGKSGKAGAVGKGRPRTAARREPRGTESRPAAEASTESQPKDTGVVIRRAIADSAEQQSEQRFGSAARRAAILAAVVCVLTLTIAGPVRTYFAQRTEMKQLKATEEQLRAQIADLEQQKEKLADPVFIAAQARERLGFVMPGEIPYQVQLPANVAVPGQPDEEPTTAHRDQPWYTALWHTIADAPHGVSPAPLPGVPPVPGAPRPPSPAPPAPGG from the coding sequence GTGCCCGAAGCGAAACGGCCCGACCCGAAGCGTCGGTCACCGACCTCCCGACCAGGTAAGTCGGGCAAGGCCGGCGCAGTCGGGAAGGGCCGTCCACGCACGGCGGCGCGCCGTGAGCCGCGTGGTACCGAATCGCGTCCCGCCGCCGAGGCGTCGACGGAGTCGCAGCCGAAGGACACCGGCGTCGTCATCCGGCGCGCGATCGCGGACTCTGCGGAACAGCAGTCCGAGCAGCGGTTCGGCTCCGCGGCGCGGCGCGCGGCCATCCTTGCGGCGGTGGTGTGCGTGCTGACGTTGACCATCGCCGGGCCGGTGCGTACTTATTTCGCGCAGCGCACCGAGATGAAGCAACTCAAGGCCACCGAAGAGCAGTTGCGCGCCCAGATCGCCGACCTCGAGCAGCAGAAGGAGAAACTGGCCGACCCGGTGTTCATCGCGGCGCAGGCCCGCGAGCGCCTGGGCTTCGTCATGCCCGGGGAGATCCCGTACCAGGTACAGCTGCCCGCGAACGTCGCGGTGCCGGGCCAACCCGACGAAGAGCCGACGACCGCGCACCGCGACCAGCCGTGGTACACGGCGCTGTGGCACACGATCGCCGATGCGCCGCACGGGGTTTCGCCCGCCCCACTGCCCGGGGTGCCACCTGTGCCCGGTGCACCGCGACCACCGTCTCCCGCCCCGCCCGCTCCCGGTGGTTGA
- a CDS encoding DUF501 domain-containing protein, which produces MVERSDLDAVARQLGREPRGVLEVAYRCPNGEPGVVKTAPKLPDGTPFPTLYYLTHPTLTAAASRLESSGLMREMTERLETDPQLAQAYRKAHEKYLAERDAIEPLGTTFSGGGMPDRVKCLHVLIAHSLAKGPGTNPLGDEALAALADDPAMEGILEPGRWSDE; this is translated from the coding sequence GTGGTTGAGCGCTCGGACCTCGACGCCGTCGCGCGGCAACTGGGCCGTGAACCCCGCGGCGTGCTCGAGGTCGCCTACCGGTGTCCCAACGGCGAGCCCGGTGTCGTCAAGACAGCGCCGAAACTTCCGGACGGAACACCGTTTCCGACGTTGTACTACCTGACGCATCCGACGCTCACCGCGGCCGCCAGCAGGCTGGAGTCCTCCGGTTTGATGCGGGAGATGACCGAGCGCCTCGAGACCGACCCGCAACTGGCGCAGGCATATCGGAAGGCGCACGAAAAATACCTCGCCGAACGAGACGCGATCGAACCGTTGGGGACGACGTTCTCCGGCGGCGGCATGCCGGACCGGGTCAAGTGCCTGCACGTGCTGATCGCCCACTCACTGGCGAAGGGGCCCGGCACCAACCCGCTCGGCGACGAAGCGCTAGCCGCATTGGCCGACGACCCGGCGATGGAGGGCATCCTCGAGCCTGGAAGGTGGTCTGATGAGTAG
- a CDS encoding Ppx/GppA phosphatase family protein: MSRVGAIDCGTNSIRLLIADRVQGKLVDVHREMRIVRLGQGVDATGQFAAEALDRTRAALVDYAELMRRHGVSKVRMVATSATRDAANRDVFFAMTAEVLGAVASGAVAEVITGTEEAALSFRGAVDELDAAAGPFVVADLGGGSTEVVLGVGGGSDVTASYSADIGCVRLTERCLHSDPPTSTEVASAREVVRAGLSEAFGAVPVEQARTWVGVAGTMTTLSALAHRMPVYDSDAIHLSRVPFGELLTVCDELIAMPRSRRAALGPMHEGRVDVIGGGAIIVEELAQALRLRAGIDELTVSEHDILDGIALSIAD; encoded by the coding sequence ATGAGTAGGGTCGGCGCCATTGACTGCGGTACCAACTCGATTCGGCTGCTGATCGCCGATCGGGTGCAAGGCAAGCTGGTCGACGTGCACCGCGAGATGCGGATCGTCCGGCTGGGCCAGGGCGTCGACGCCACAGGGCAATTCGCCGCGGAGGCACTCGACCGGACCAGGGCGGCGCTGGTCGATTATGCCGAGCTGATGCGCCGCCACGGCGTGTCGAAGGTCCGGATGGTCGCGACTTCAGCGACGAGGGATGCCGCCAATCGGGACGTGTTCTTCGCGATGACGGCCGAGGTGCTGGGCGCGGTCGCGTCGGGGGCCGTCGCCGAGGTGATCACCGGCACCGAGGAGGCCGCGTTGTCGTTCCGCGGCGCGGTCGACGAACTGGACGCGGCCGCAGGGCCTTTCGTGGTCGCCGACCTCGGCGGTGGTTCGACCGAGGTGGTGCTGGGCGTCGGGGGCGGCTCCGACGTGACCGCCAGCTATTCGGCCGACATCGGCTGCGTCCGGCTGACCGAACGGTGCCTGCACTCCGATCCGCCGACGTCCACCGAGGTCGCCTCCGCGCGAGAGGTGGTCCGCGCCGGGCTGAGCGAGGCGTTCGGTGCGGTGCCGGTCGAACAGGCCCGCACCTGGGTCGGGGTGGCGGGCACCATGACCACGCTGTCGGCGCTGGCGCACCGGATGCCGGTGTACGACTCGGATGCCATTCACCTGTCCCGGGTTCCGTTCGGTGAACTGCTGACGGTGTGCGACGAGCTGATCGCGATGCCGCGTAGCCGGCGCGCCGCGCTCGGACCGATGCACGAGGGCCGCGTCGACGTCATCGGCGGCGGCGCGATCATCGTCGAGGAGTTGGCGCAGGCATTGCGGCTGCGGGCCGGCATCGACGAGCTCACGGTCAGCGAACACGACATCCTCGACGGTATCGCGCTCTCGATCGCCGACTGA
- a CDS encoding sensor histidine kinase, whose product MTDPTAADGSRGGRSLRDALSQLRLRELLAEVQDRVGQLVEGRDRLDGLVDAMLVVTAGLELDATLRTIVRTASDLVDARYGALGVRGDGHELVEFVYQGIDEPTRELIGHLPEGRGVLGVLMDDPKPIRLKDIRQHPASVGFPPNHPPMRTFLGVPLRIRDEVFGNLYLAEKADGRPFSEDDEILVEAFAAAAGIAIENARLYEQSRARQSWIEATRDIANEMLSGAEPAAVFRLIAAQALNLTGADATVVAMPIDADLPPTDAGELTVAATAGALGGELCGTIVPVPDSPIGQVFLDGIPRKFGSVDIGVGTGAGPALVLPLRNTETIAGVVAALRGPDAYPFTSEQLEMMAAFTDQAALAWQLATSQRRMRELDVLTDRDRIARDLHDHVIQRLFAVGLSLQGTIPRARSVEVQQRLTDCVDNLQEVIQEIRTTIFNLQSAPSVATRLRQRLDAAVDEFANPGMRTTVQFAGPLSIVDATLADHAEAVVREAISNTVRHAKATTMTVDVRVDDHLTIEVTDDGRGVPDDITGSGLTNLRKRADEVGGEFTLEHRPQGGTLLRWRAPLARN is encoded by the coding sequence GTGACCGACCCGACTGCGGCGGATGGGTCGCGCGGCGGCCGGTCTCTGCGTGACGCGTTGTCGCAGTTGCGGCTTCGCGAGCTGCTGGCGGAGGTGCAGGACCGGGTCGGTCAGCTCGTCGAGGGCCGTGATCGCCTCGACGGACTGGTGGATGCCATGCTGGTGGTCACCGCGGGCCTCGAGTTGGACGCGACGCTGCGCACGATCGTACGCACCGCAAGCGATCTCGTCGACGCTCGGTACGGCGCGCTGGGCGTTCGCGGCGACGGCCACGAGTTGGTCGAGTTCGTCTACCAGGGAATCGACGAACCGACGCGGGAGCTGATCGGGCACCTGCCCGAAGGGCGCGGCGTACTCGGCGTGCTGATGGACGATCCGAAACCCATTCGGCTGAAGGATATTCGGCAACATCCGGCGTCTGTCGGCTTCCCACCGAATCACCCGCCGATGCGCACCTTCCTCGGGGTTCCACTGCGCATCCGCGATGAGGTGTTCGGCAATCTCTATCTCGCCGAGAAAGCCGATGGACGACCGTTCAGCGAAGACGACGAGATCCTGGTCGAAGCGTTCGCCGCCGCAGCCGGTATCGCGATCGAGAATGCGCGCCTGTACGAGCAGTCCCGGGCCCGCCAGTCGTGGATCGAGGCGACCCGCGACATCGCCAACGAGATGCTCTCCGGCGCCGAGCCTGCGGCGGTGTTCCGGCTCATCGCGGCGCAGGCGCTGAACTTGACCGGCGCGGACGCCACGGTCGTCGCCATGCCCATCGACGCCGACCTGCCGCCGACGGATGCCGGCGAACTGACGGTGGCGGCCACCGCCGGCGCGCTGGGCGGCGAACTGTGCGGCACAATCGTTCCCGTCCCCGACTCACCGATCGGTCAGGTGTTCCTCGACGGGATTCCGCGCAAGTTCGGATCGGTCGACATCGGCGTCGGTACCGGCGCCGGACCCGCACTCGTGCTGCCACTTCGCAACACGGAGACCATCGCCGGCGTGGTCGCCGCCCTCCGAGGCCCCGACGCTTACCCGTTCACCTCAGAACAGCTCGAGATGATGGCCGCCTTCACCGATCAGGCCGCGCTCGCCTGGCAGCTCGCCACATCGCAGCGCCGGATGCGCGAACTCGACGTGCTGACCGATCGGGACCGCATCGCCCGCGATTTGCACGACCATGTCATTCAGCGGCTGTTCGCGGTCGGATTGTCCTTGCAGGGCACGATTCCGCGCGCGCGGTCGGTGGAAGTCCAGCAGCGGCTGACCGACTGCGTGGACAATCTGCAGGAGGTCATCCAGGAGATCAGGACCACGATCTTCAACCTGCAGAGCGCACCGTCGGTCGCGACGCGACTGCGTCAACGGCTGGACGCGGCGGTCGACGAGTTCGCCAATCCGGGCATGCGAACCACGGTGCAGTTCGCCGGACCGCTGTCTATCGTCGACGCGACGCTGGCTGATCACGCCGAAGCCGTTGTGCGCGAGGCCATCAGCAACACAGTTCGACACGCGAAGGCGACCACGATGACCGTCGATGTCCGGGTCGACGACCACCTCACCATCGAGGTCACCGACGACGGCCGTGGCGTCCCCGACGACATCACCGGCAGCGGGCTGACGAACCTGCGCAAACGCGCCGATGAGGTGGGTGGGGAGTTCACCCTCGAGCACCGTCCGCAAGGCGGCACCCTGCTGCGGTGGCGGGCGCCACTGGCCAGGAACTAG
- the dosR gene encoding hypoxia response regulator transcription factor DosR/DevR, whose translation MVTVFLVDDHEVVRRGLVDLLASDPELKVVGEAGSVAEAMARIPALRPDVAVLDVRLPDGNGIELCRDLLSDLPELRCLILTSYTSDEAMLDAILAGASGFVIKDIKGMELAQAIKDVGAGRSLLDNRAAAALMAKLRGSTDRKDPLSGLTEQERTLLGLLGEGLTNRQIAARMFLAEKTVKNYVSRLLAKLGMERRTQAAVFASKLDRKP comes from the coding sequence GTGGTCACGGTGTTCTTGGTCGACGACCATGAGGTCGTCAGGCGCGGCCTGGTGGACCTGCTGGCATCCGATCCGGAACTCAAGGTCGTCGGCGAAGCCGGGTCCGTCGCCGAGGCCATGGCCAGAATCCCCGCCCTGCGCCCGGATGTCGCCGTCCTCGATGTGCGCCTGCCCGACGGCAACGGAATCGAATTGTGCCGCGACCTGTTGTCCGACCTGCCCGAACTGCGCTGCCTGATATTGACGTCGTACACCTCCGACGAGGCGATGCTCGATGCGATCCTCGCCGGCGCCAGCGGGTTCGTCATCAAGGACATTAAGGGAATGGAGCTCGCGCAGGCCATCAAGGACGTCGGCGCGGGCAGATCGCTTCTCGACAACCGCGCTGCGGCGGCGTTGATGGCGAAGCTGCGTGGCTCGACCGACCGCAAGGACCCGCTTTCCGGATTGACCGAGCAGGAGCGGACACTGCTCGGGTTGCTCGGCGAAGGGCTGACCAACAGGCAGATCGCGGCACGGATGTTCCTGGCGGAGAAGACCGTGAAGAACTACGTGTCGCGGTTGCTCGCGAAACTCGGCATGGAGCGCCGGACGCAGGCCGCGGTCTTCGCATCGAAGCTGGACCGCAAGCCGTGA